GTCATCGCGACCTCTTGAAAGAGGAAATACGGACACAACATTCTTTAATTGCTTCATTAGACAACCAACttcttttttacaaaacTTTATGGGTTTAATTTTCctttgattttttatatttataaaccTGCACATCTCTCCTTCATCTTGCCATCCTGTCCTTCTATTTCCATAATCTGGACCACATTGACTACATACTCCCTCTTTCACTAGTTCTGGTCTTTTAAAGTTGTCACATCTCATGTTACATGAGTCTCCATAATTGTCACAGTCACAACATTCGCAAACTTCAAACTCATTACAGAACCCTTCGCACAACTCACACTCTATAAAATCTTCGAAGTCTTCACATATTTCGACATATCTAACCCCTTGGTCCCTAAAGATGattaaatttcaatattataCCCTGGGCATATGTATGAATCCTCTTCACATAAATTCTCACAGAAGCACATGGCCATTTCCAACTTACATTAACTACACCTTGCTATTTCTTAATTACCACTTAACAGCTAATTAAATCTAAattcaattatatataaaggTCAATTAAATCAGATGGAACCTAAAAGTACCATAGTATAAGCACTTGCatgtaatttatacattttatattaaagaccatttaattaaaataactgataaatgaatattttcacaatgattttgaaaattttccTCCAATTTTTCGTGTTTGTGGTCTACATGGTATTTTTGTTCAGATACATCAGAATTGCCAAGGCGGGCAGCAAATACGTAAAGGACATAACTACTGTAAATTCAATATTcatataaatgtgttaacttaatttacttaaattCGTTTAGGCTGGATGTGTACCTGATAGCAAAAACAATGGAAAGATAGTACACATTGTAactgataaatataaaatataaaaattcttTTAATGAGAGCTAGAACTGTAGACTGGACAAGGGAGTGGTTAACTATGTTGGAAAGGAGTTCTGGAGTAACATTTACTCACACAACGGGATATTCATTGAAACCAAGGTTGAGATGTTCCAATGGGTTCAGAGTGAGCGAATGACTGGAAAGTTTTACAAGGGAGAATTTGTGGACCACCTAGTCCCTggtaacatattttacaaaaatccAAACTTCATCCCATACGTTAGTGGGTCAGGGAGAGTATACGccaaacaaattaaaataggTATGTGAAGCAGCTGTTTAGAGAGAGATTACCAAATTGTGTGtcataataaaaattaggTGGGTATGTAATAGGGAGAGAATGGTTTGTcaatttaaataacaaatCAAAGCTAAGGATTGTCGATGATGAGTGGTATGAACCAAGCAGTTCAGTGCCTCCaattgaaataaataaccTAAACACTCAAGTGTTCAACGACTCTCTGTATACAGGAGATATAATCAATCCAAAAGTTTgacataattttaaaatttaattaaaaaaactttaaaactcaataaattttcttaGATTGGTGACATTagaataacattttatgGGAGTGAGGATGTCGAGTTCAGTGCCATAGGTAAACAGACGAGCTCTCTATTGGGAGAATATCAATTAAAACCAGTAGAATTCTTggtaatttgtataaatcATATTGGGATCAGAACAAAAAAATGGTCCTAGTGGCTGCAAAATTTTACGATAAACAGGAATTGCAGGATTATATTTACAGCCAAATTTCGAAAGTAAACATAGAAATAATAAGAATTGTTCTTATTTTACTGCTAACTGCACTTGTTTATGAAGAAATTAAATCTGAAAAGGTACACAtgttttaaacaaattaattcaGTCCAAGGTATGTGTGATGGTCTGTTCAGGGACGATAAGTGGAATAATAGTTTACATGACCCAAGCAATAGTTTGGTCAGTGAATAAAATACAGAAAAGTATTATTCCAATGATTGTGAGTGTAAAACTTTTCCTCATATTAATCGTGGCATGGTGAGTTGTAGAAAGCTGAAAATGGCctgatttaataaaaaatatagGAAACTCGACGAATTTATCAAGAAAACGATGGAAggaaatgaaaattttataaaaagtaACGAGAGTTTTGATTCGGTTTTATGGCGTGAAGAATCTAAAACCAACGATTCCGATTTGAATACAGTAGCTTGAGGCAAAAATCGAAAGGAataaaagttttaaaaaagagtgtaataattaaaacaaaaataaaaaattttttgagGGTTCGaagataattaaaattaatatttaagggTTGCAGCCCAAATGATGCATAAATAAACTTATTTTCccaacacatttatttgttttgtAAATTTCCACTTTTGGATAAAATGCCGAAATGAgacatatatttatatatgtaAATCCTGAAAGTGGAGGAAGGAACGCatcacattttataaaggTATGATTTGGTTCTCTCGTCCATAACGTATTCCTAATTTTTTTCCTAGTATTTAAAATCCTTATTTGTTTAAGTAGTTTAATAAGATTTTTTCAGCAAGGTGTCAAGTCCCTTGAGTTGACCAAGCCTGAGCCACTGACTCTACACATCTGTTCCATTTTCGAAGGCGAAAGCGGAAATAAACCAGGCTTTATACAACTCAGAGATTTTTTGAGTTATGAGGAACCCCAAGAATGTTagtttttacttttttatatttttagtgGTTTTTGTAATTACCGCTGGAGGTGACGGTACGTTAACCTGGGTGGTGTCTGAGGTTGAAAAACATTCAATTAATCCCGATTTACTTTGTTTCGGAATAATACCATACGGAACAGGTTGGTGTAGAAAGATgcaaaataaattatttattttaggaAATGACTTTGCAAGGGCTTTGAAATGGCACAAGTTTCGTAATTTGAAGCCATTtgaagataattttaaaccgtaaatttatattatgatGACATTTTTTAGGCTTATGACATacttgaataaattaatgaaatcTGACCCAATTAAGCATGATTTCTGGGATGTTTATTTGAAACTTAATCCCGGTGGaagttttaataaaattaactccAAAACAAGACttaaagtaataaattcctacaaattaaaataatatataggAGAACCTGTTTGATAGTGATGGGAACTTAATTGAATCCATGAAGTTTAAGATGGGTAACTATTTCAGTATTGGTACGGAAAGTCGAATCGGCAGAGGTTTTGATAGACGAAGAACCAGATACTCATGCttcaataaatttgtttgtcctaattatcatattctatcatttaaattagaataaataatagtaacTATGTAGAGATATATTCTGGAGGCTTTTAAGAAGACTTTTATGGGTTTGGTGTATGTCAATAACCAGGTTGAAAGAATGGTTTACGGAGAAAATGAAGAGATATTATTTGTAACTGACCCAAAAGAAAAGAATCTCCCAGTTTTGCTCAAATCAGCATCGCTAGTTGCATTAAACATCCCGAGCTTCTCTTCAGGAATTGATGCATTTTCCTTAGCCTCGGGAATTGCATTAAAAAACGTTTCAGAAGTATCGTTTACATATTTGTATTCAGATTTAATGATGATATACACTATTACAGgcacatttatttaaaattctcccaaaaattttttgataGGAATATAAAAAAGAGCTTTTAATTGCGGATCAAGTCATGGGTGACAAGAAGTTGGAATTTTTTTGTTATAGAGATATGAAGGATGTTGGATTAGATATCGTAAGTTCAGAATTAATGatagttaaaaattgtgtaagAAGATTAATGGAAATTTTAGCTAAAATTCGGAAAGTCCAAACGACTCCATGTTGGAGGTGGGCCctggaaaataatatttaaggaTTTATCTAAAGATGAAAAATGTTACTTTCAGGTttgtgtttaaattttcataattcCTAAGGTGGATGGTGAATTTTTTGTAATGTATCAACCCAAGCTAATAGAAATTAAACACtataaaacaattaatgttgtcaaataatttttaatcttttaaaaaattatattaagtaCATATATAAGATCAATTTGAGTAATCGCAATGCCGCCGTTTGATCCTTCCAAGCTGCAGGTATGAAAATCACGCAAACTAACTCATTTTTtaggttaaaaataaaatgccTGCAGCTGTTCAAATTACAGCGGAGCAGATTTTACGTGACGCTGTAGAATGGCAGACAAAGGAGGTGAAAACAACCAAACAAACTATCGCAGATGAAGAAGAGTTGAACTTCTACAAgtaatgatttaaatataacaaatttaattaaataatttgattcgatttgatataattaatattcaGGGCTCAAAAAAGGAAAGATTTTGAAGATACACTGAGAAGGCAACGCCATCATATAGGAACATGGATAAAATACGCTGTTTGGGAAGCAAATCAACAAGAATTCAGAAggtaatatactatacacattgatagtataatatttccTAAATTATTGGTTTATAATGATTTTCAGGGCAAGGTCGATTTTTGAGAGAGCTTTATTAGTTGACCCTAATAACCCCTCTCTTTGGCTAAGATACATTGAAACTGAAATGAAGAACAAGAACATTAATTCTGCCAGGAATTTGTTTGACAGAGTTGTTTGTTTGCTCCCAAGAATTGACCAGTTTTGGTTCAAGTACGCACACTTTGAAGAATTATTAGGCAATTACGCAGGAGCAAGAAGTATATATGaaaggtattttacacatttttattcatattgtatatttaattgtataaccatataattacttaaatagtgttaatgaATTTGTAGATGGATGGAGTGGAACCCAGAGGATAAGGCATGGATGTTGTATATAAAGTTTGAGGAACGGTGTGGTGAAGTGGACCGTTGTAGAAGTATATTTAACAGGTAGTGTTAATAACCATTTTAATCAAT
Above is a window of Theileria parva strain Muguga chromosome 2, complete sequence, whole genome shotgun sequence DNA encoding:
- a CDS encoding putative integral membrane protein — encoded protein: MNIFTMILKIFLQFFVFVVYMVFLFRYIRIAKAGSKYVKDITTAGCVPDSKNNGKIVHIVTDKYKI
- the dgkA gene encoding Diacylglycerol kinase accessory domain protein translates to MRHIFIYVNPESGGRNASHFIKQGVKSLELTKPEPLTLHICSIFEGESGNKPGFIQLRDFLSYEEPQELVFVITAGGDGTLTWVVSEVEKHSINPDLLCFGIIPYGTGNDFARALKWHKFRNLKPFEDNFKPLMTYLNKLMKSDPIKHDFWDVYLKLNPGGSFNKINSKTRLKENLFDSDGNLIESMKFKMGNYFSIGTESRIGRGFDRRRTRYSCFNKFRYILEAFKKTFMGLVYVNNQVERMVYGENEEILFVTDPKEKNLPVLLKSASLVALNIPSFSSGIDAFSLASGIALKNVSEEYKKELLIADQVMGDKKLEFFCYRDMKDVGLDILKFGKSKRLHVGGGPWKIIFKDLSKDEKCYFQVDGEFFVMYQPKLIEIKHYKTINVVK